The following DNA comes from Musa acuminata AAA Group cultivar baxijiao chromosome BXJ1-4, Cavendish_Baxijiao_AAA, whole genome shotgun sequence.
GGGTATGACTAGGATATGTCAAAGTTCCTATTCGATGAGAGAGATGGTAGGGTGGGATAAATTATGATGATTCATGAGATCATAAATTACATTCAATATTGGAGGTCTTCAAAGGAATACTGATGCTTTTTGTTATGTTTTGTGTTTTGGGACGCAGGTACTCGTGGTCTCGAGATATCCTCTATTATGAGTATGCTGCTGGTTTAGAATGACTGCGCAAGAGGAAGGTTCCTTCTACAAGAACTTTTAACCATTCAATAATTCTTGCACTGTCATAAAGCCTTGAATTGGATGGCATGTTTTGCCGGGCCCATTAGATACTTTGATATTTGAAGGGAAGGGAGAATTAACCTCCTCCTCCTAATCTGCTTTGCTTTAACACAAACCGTGATATGCTACTTTGTTCCTATTAGTTAATCTTAATTTGCTTTTAACAAAATGAAAATGTTTACTAGCTGAGTTAAGTTCATATTTCTTATGAAAAGTTGATATAAATCTTTGtggtttagaaaaaaaaaacactacttTTTAGTCCTATATATTTATTGTAAATGATCACATATATCTAAGTGCgtattatcattaattcataaacgtacatatatatatatatatatatcaatttatttattcatttagAAGAATTATAAGTTAGTAACTTAAGTTCTTCTTAATTGATATGATATCTGACATGATATATATTAATCCAAATGTTAAAATTTTGAACCGTCCAGTATCATTTTTAAGAGTTCATGATCAACTTTGGTTCATTAATCTCCATCAGCCTTTTATCAAGTCAAACGGCCAACTGCTGGTGAATAGCTCGATTCATTTGCGATCATCCACTCGTGAAGGAAAAAGAATTCCTGCAGCTCATCGATCGACGAGAGGTTGAATCCATCAGGTCAACCTTTTAGCTCACTGGTAATACAAACATGAACTGACCAGTTCACATGAGAAAGAAGCAGCAGTTGACTTAACCTGAAATAATTACATAGAGTCACGCTGGGTTAATCTCTTCCGGTGCATGGTTGGGCATGTCTCACGTTGGTGATCACCGTGACACCCACACAGTGGTTTTGTTTCATGCTTAGTTAAGACATGGCAGACCGAGGGTTGCTACGTGCTCCCCTTTGCTACTCACGCAGTACAATACAGCTTCCTGTACATGTCAACTAGTTTATACATGTGGTTATTTCGTCCGTTTCTCCGGTCATTCATTTTGCTCATCATGCTGCTTGTCATGAATGCTATGAATCCTACAAGTCTAAATATCTTAGCATCATGATCGATATCTTATCATTATAAGATCAACAATGTGATGCTACGTGACGAATAGGATGTCACCTTTCGGATATTACTGTTGtcctcataataataataataataataatatatgaggATGATTGTAATAACAATATCAACCACATTAATTGACTAAGGTGAAATCTCTAACCTACATATGGAAAGAAAAAAATGTCTGAAAAAAAAAGATTCATCAAAGATTGCATCATCTAACTGGGGAGTCATGATTTGAGTTGATCTCATTCAATCGGAGTCTCGAACAAACTCCAAATCAAGTCATCAATCAAGCTTCAAAGCCCAAGTCGACCTGCTCCTACTAAGCATCACATCGACCTAAATCTCAATCTGAGTATGATTCAGATTTGGATAACATGCAGTAACGGATAAGACATAGCTAAGGGCATAGACCCTTCAAAGTCTTAAAAGGTATTAggattcttcaagttttcaagatATTAAGATACTTGAAGTCCTAAAGATATTAGAACAATTTAAGTCTTTAAAAatattaggactctctaagcctTAAAGGGAGTCAGAATCTTAGGCACTCTACTTATAAAACTAAGGGAGTGTAGCACTCTTGAACAATCCCAAAACTAGAAGCCAATCTAACACTGGGTAGCAAACTTTAGTTGAgatagagaagagaaagagagttcCATCAAAATTCCAACTGATCTCTAAAGGTATTAGCCCTTATTCCTTTTATCTAGTCATGAGTCGACCTAGAGTTGAGACTCTAACTAAGAGCAAcagtaaaaaaaagaagaggtGGTGTTGTGAGGTCCTTCTAGTCGCAGCCCCTTTTTTCCCTAATTCCAACACCTAACATCCTTTATTCATCCAGTTGCTGAAAGAAACTATAAGGTTTGCTACTTGTTATATAAACCTAAAGAGGAGGTAGGAGGTTACAGTGACAAGAGATAAGAATGATATCGAGACCGATAATAAGTCCATTATATCAAGAGTAGCAAGGTTTtattcaaagataatatgtgttttTATCACTCTTATTTATGTTGATTAGCTCTTTTTGGTTTTACACTTAGCTTACTGTTATAGCAACAACTTTATCCTTCATCAAAATTGTTCATCAGAGAGGTGATATAAAATTGATGGATCATCGAACCTAAACTTATACGTATAAAGGAATAGGATTTCCGATGCGATCCCTTTGATGAGAGTAAGTTAGCCTAATATGAGTTAAAAAGTGAAAAGAAATATCAATGATTATCGTGCTAGTTTTAACTTTTATaaaatagattttttattttattttattttttgttgactAAGTTGCTGATTTCTAATTGAAaggataatttatataataaaaaacatttatatttaaaatatttttattcgaatTTCGTTGATTTAATAGGAGCATCGATTAGAATTTTTTATTGACTAAGATACGTCGTGTCTATAATTGGAGAGGAATAATCTCGCAAAGAAGCCTTAAGGTCCTTCCTTCCCGTTTAATGAATGCCACCTTAAAAAGAAGCCAAACCAGAGGCCAAGTCTTCCATGGTTTCAGAAACAGACCCGTCGTGCTTTCTCAACGCAATTCCTTGGATGCTTTGCCGCGCACTGCACGGCACGTCGTGcttgttgttcttcttctttcCAACAAGTCATCATTCCAACGCTAAATCTTATGCTGTCCTTTTTACCTTCCAAATAGATTATCTTCTTCACTCTGGTGGTATATAAGCTGTAAGATTTGATCCAACCTCATTCAACTGCACTCTGGACATTCACATCGAAGCTAATCCCAACCTGGACTGCGAAGCGAATGCACCTTTTGTTTCTTTGCTACCTGGTTTCTGGTTGACCAGCTGGACTGGTGGGTGAAGTGATTTCGCTTCAAAAAAGTTGACAAGTGACGAAGTTGGATTCTATCTCTCCAACCGTAGTTCAATTGTTCCATGGGGACAAGTCAAGAGGAAATGGAAGCTTGTGGTGCTTCAAACAACCCTTCCAACCTAATCTCAAGTTCCATGGAATCACCAAACACAGTTTCTAGTCATTACTGGCATCGGAAACCATATTCGGCTACCAAGTTCCATGGAAAGAGTCAAGGAAATGACATCCTTGGTCCCGAGCTGTCaacttctccctctctctctctccatgctgATCTTTTTGCTGAAGACTGCGATGAATCAGCAGTAACCTGCAGAAACCACAATTGCCGGTTCTTTGGATTCTTGCAACATGTATATTTCAAGTCATTGATGCAACAAAAGTAATGGAGGAAAAGGATTTGATACCACAAGGTTCTTGTCGGAGAGGGACAAGGTTTCTAGAGATCTGACTTGCCAAATACCAGCACACCTTTTTCTTCATTCTCTTTTATCTTCTTTCAAGCTGACAGCTCCACATCATGTTCAGCACCTGTTTCAATAACAGGGTTATGGTTTTGTCTTCAATCATATCTGATCCCCCATCTCTCGAGATAATGACAGCAACGCAAACTTTATTTGACATCGATTACATTAAGATCCAAAGCAAAAAGTTGCAGGAGttttatatacatataaaaaaagggcagaataaaaataaacaaaagcACACATTGAGAATCTTCTCTTCACTTCCTcacaggaaagaaaaagaaaaagaaaatattgctCCTCTTTTTTTTCCAGCTATTGTCTTCACCACCAGAAaaatcctcctttttttttttttttttcctttccactACAAAAATTATTCCCAATCTTTTTTCCATTTTATTTATGAACAAATATTGACAAAAATGTCAAAGATCACTCCTTTAATCTTTCACCAATTCCGAAACCCATGCCAGATCCGGCGCCGGCTCCGCAGCCTCCTCCTGCCTCCCCCAGTCCTCGAGAAGTTTGGGCGCAGACTGGTCCGCCACGGCCGCCGCTGCCCTCCTACCCCGTGTCGCTGGATCGCTCTCGAGGGACGCCGGGGATGCGAACCCGCTCCGCGTACCGAACGGCAACGCCGACCTAACCTTCCCAAGCTGCAGGTTCCTCATCGCCGCGAATACATCGTCTACCCCCACCGGCGACAACGGCGGCGAGCCGTCTGACGGCGACGACAGGAGCGCCAGCGTCGACGTGGGCGAGGAGAACATGTTCACGCCGATCTTGCCAGACGACGTCGGGCTCGGGGGCAGGACGATGCGGAGCTGCTCGGGGGTGTGAGCGAAAAAGCACACGCGTCGGCTGCATGCGGTGCCGTCTTTGCAGGGCTGGGTCCGGTAGCGTGCCGGGTGGAGCCATGTCTCGAACACGCCATGGGCGAGATCGCAGGCGTCGCCGAGGCGGCACCCCCCGCCCCGGCGGAAGTCTGGGCATGGGGAGCCGGAGTACTGGAACCGGCGGGGATCGCGCCGTCGCGCTTTCTCTCCCGAGTGGGCGTAGGGGCACTCGGTCCAGTCGTGCACCCGCCCGCGGGGGCACCGCCGCACCTTAAACTCGTACATCCGGAACTCGTCGCAGGCGTATTCGTCGGCCGCGAGGTCCAGGTCGGCGCTGCTGCCGAGGAGGAAGTGCTGCATCGCGGAGAGGCCGACGACGTCGCTGACGGGGAGGGTGTCGTTCTGCTGCATCTCGGCCATCGGGTGCTCGGTTACAGGCCAAGGAGGGGGGTGGCCCATCGGATGGCGGAGGGGACGCTCGCCGGGCGCCATTAGATGCGTTGTTCGATTGTGGTAAGGAGGGGCTCGAAGTGGTCTTACACGAGAGGAGCGGCCGAGGCGTTTTGTTCGCAGACTGTGGAGCCGAAGGGTACGGGGCCTTttgaaatttaaatcaatagaagggCGTGGAAACGGACGCCGCTTGGATTTCAATGGCGGTTGGTGGAAAACGAGGGCGGTGTGTACACCGGGCGCGAGATTGGAGGCGGTGAAGCGGAAGTGGACGGCGGCTGATGGTCCGGACCCACCGATGAGGAACGGGGCCCCATTTCGACGATTTCGGCGGGCCGGATGGTGGGTTCCTCGAATTAAAATGCGGTCTCAAGCAACGTCAGGTTGGGTCACCGTTATGGATCGGGTCGGATTCAAGTCAAACGAATGTTTCCTTGATGGGTTGAGTCAACCACTTCGCCTCGATTCTAGATCGGCCCACGAACAGATCTGGGCTTTCGGGCTCTCGCATCACCGAGAAGCCACGCGAGAGGGTAGCTTCGGGCGGTCGATCGGCCGCACATGTGGGCCCCGATGGATCATCCTGTGTCGGTGTATCCTGTTTTCTTTAATTGCTATATAACTTAATAGGCCTCCACCTCGTGATTCGCACAAGGATCTGATGGGCGGTGCGGATGCCTCTTGGCGCCCGGTGCAGTTGAGAAGCCGAGCTATAACTATTACCGCCCACCGAGTTCAATGCATGGATGTGAAATCTAACGGTTTGTTCTGGACGTCTCACCGACACCTGCAAGCTTTAATTAAGACGGCAAAAAGCGAAGGAAATAAACAAGTCAGCAGAAGAATTCGTCACAAGACTCATCACCTTATCAATTATTATTAGTCGTTCCTTTTGGTATGCTTGATGAGAAAGACGACAGATATCACAACGTActccttccttttctttaagTTCGGTCACGTGCATTCCTACGGATGCGGTGGCTCTTTTAGATCGATACTCCATGCATGCACGAGCATGATTGATTTCGATGCGAGATTACAAGTTAACCGAAGGTATATGCAAGTGATGCATGTGATGATGCTCGATTGAAGAGCCAATTGGGTGCCGCAACACTTCACTTGGTAAGCAAATGACTGACCCCGCTACAGCGACGATTGCATCAAGCTAAAATATACTCGAAATTAACGTCGTGGCCTTGATGGATCGGTTATTTTCCTAACCACTACACGTAGATCGAGATCCGAAGCCCCAAAACTACGGAGACACTCCGCGTTCCTCTCCATCCGCCCCCAAAATGGATCGGTTATATTATACGTCGAGTCCAAATCGAGTCGACGTATGTATTATTTGGACTCGAATTGACCTACCGAAAGTGAATCCGTGAACCCAAGTGATGGTAGATGAGTCGAGTCAAGTCGTTTGGAGAGAGATTAATGAGTAAGGCGCATCGCTTCTTCCTGATGGGACGTGGCATCGAGTGTAACCCGAGGGTATATATACCCGCTTCTTCCTCCCCTCGGAATCGCGTCCGCTCGTTCCCCTCCGCTTCCGTcgccctcctcctcccttccACGCCGTTTCTTTTTATCGACTTTCTCCTTTTGGGGCCTTAAAACCCTTCCTTTACTTTTCTTTCGCACCCCGCGGTTTTCGATCTGTGTCGCTCCTTGGGCCATCGGGCATGGCGAGGAGAATCCTGGTCACGGGTGGCGCCGGCTACATCGGCAGCCACACCGTGCTGCAGCTTCTCCTTGCCGGGTTCGGGGTCGTCGTGGTGGACAACCTCGATAACTCCTCCGAGGTCGCTGTCGAGCGCGTGACTGCGCTCGCGGGCAAGTACGGCAAGAACTTGACCTTCCATCGGGTACCATCCTTGTTCTCTTGTTCTGTCCATGAACATTCGGCGCTGAAGTTTAGGTTTTCTCGATTGGATGGATGAGTTCTTCGAGATTTGTGGACCTGGTTGTGCAAGATTGGATTTTTGTACGTGTCTTCTCGATTGAAGTTGTTTCGTATTCGGTCCTCTGTCGTTTCAAGCGTGGAGTGCTCGGAACATTCGTGCTTCTGTTACGAAATATGGATTCAGATTAATTCTTTCTAAGGGTTAACCAATTGGTGGGTTACGTTTGTCTATTATTCCGCTTGCCCTCTTGGATTGATGGCTTCGGTTTTCTTCAACTTTAATTATTAGGATGATTTTTGTGGCCTCTGGTTGTAGTTCTTCAACTTTAATGGTTAGGAACTGCTATGCCCATACCACTTACCTTATTGTCGTTGCCCATTCTTGCTAATCAAGTTGTGCATCTCCTATGACCGCATAGCAAGTTTGCTTATACGTTATAGTGGTTGATGTACTATGCATCACTAATTCTAAATATATGATGGATTTGGACCACCAGTCTCTTTCTTCTATGACCAGATCAAACCTGGATTATTTttgctaattattattattattttatatttcttcAATAAGCAACCTAAGGTGCATCCACAATAAGGACTTCTGATTTAACTCGAAAATATTGGTCCTCCACCAACATTTCTGATTCTAACTTTGGAATGGTTCATGGAAGCTCTTTAATGGTTAGGAACTGTTATGCTCATACCACTAACCTTATTCTCATTGCCCATTCTTGCTGATCAAATTGTGGTTGATGTACTATGCATCACTAATTCTAGATATATGATGCATTTGGACCACCAGTCTCTTTCTTCTATGACCAGATGAAGCCTGGATTATtttttctaattattatttttattatttcttcaacAAGCAATCTGGGTgcatccacaataaagacttctGATTTGACTTGAAAATATTGGTGCTCCATCACCATTTTTACTTCTAACTTTGGAATGTTTCATGGAGGCTGTTTAAAGTCTTCTCTGTATGGTTTGTATTTCTTGATAACTTCATATCAAGTTTCCATATTTTCTTGTTTTGCACATATATGTAGAATTGACTGACATTTATGTGCATTCCTATAGTTGTTTCTGCATGGTGGCATTTTCCTTGTATAAACAAACTGATCTGATATCTTCTGTTACCTGGTACATCTATATAGAGAATATAGTCCTTATTCCCTGCCTAATTTAAAGCTTAATGTATAGTTGGCTTGTGTTGATTCTTGAGTAGTCTTGGAAAATTTATGAAAATAATGCTTCAATACGAATATGTGTTGTCTGATTATTTTGCAGATATTGACAATTAAATTTTCTTTAAACCATGTTCTTTTTTCCTGTCTAGTTGGA
Coding sequences within:
- the LOC135671990 gene encoding zinc finger CCCH domain-containing protein 20-like codes for the protein MAPGERPLRHPMGHPPPWPVTEHPMAEMQQNDTLPVSDVVGLSAMQHFLLGSSADLDLAADEYACDEFRMYEFKVRRCPRGRVHDWTECPYAHSGEKARRRDPRRFQYSGSPCPDFRRGGGCRLGDACDLAHGVFETWLHPARYRTQPCKDGTACSRRVCFFAHTPEQLRIVLPPSPTSSGKIGVNMFSSPTSTLALLSSPSDGSPPLSPVGVDDVFAAMRNLQLGKVRSALPFGTRSGFASPASLESDPATRGRRAAAAVADQSAPKLLEDWGRQEEAAEPAPDLAWVSELVKD